Proteins from a single region of Pseudomonas quebecensis:
- the xdhA gene encoding xanthine dehydrogenase small subunit has translation MIQFLLNQELRSEHALDPNLTVLNYLREHLGKPGTKEGCASGDCGACTVVVGELHTDDQGVEHIRYRSLNSCLTFVSSLHGKQLISVEDLKHQGQLHSVQQAMVECHGSQCGFCTPGFVMSLFALQKNSDAPDSAKAHEALAGNLCRCTGYRPILAAAEQACCNKPKDQFDSRQADTIARLKSIAPTQTGELNSGDKRCLVPLTVADLADLYDAYPQARLLAGGTDLALEVTQFHRTLPVMIYVGNIEEMKRIESFDDRLEIGAATPLSDCYAALHQAYPDFGDLLHRFASLQIRNQGTLGGNIGNASPIGDSPPLLIALGAQIVLCKGDTRRTLALEDYFIDYRVTARQDSEFIEKIIVPKGHTLFRAYKVSKRLDDDISAVCAAFNLTLDNGVVQTARVAFGGMAATPKRARHCEAVLVGATWNAATVEKACAALAEDFTPLSDFRASKEYRLLSAQNLLRKYFIELQTPHIETRVTAYV, from the coding sequence GTGATCCAGTTTTTACTCAACCAGGAACTCCGTAGCGAGCACGCCCTGGACCCCAATCTGACCGTGCTCAATTATCTTCGCGAGCACCTGGGCAAACCCGGTACCAAGGAAGGCTGCGCCAGCGGCGACTGTGGTGCATGCACCGTGGTAGTCGGCGAGTTGCACACCGATGATCAAGGCGTCGAGCACATTCGCTATCGCAGCCTCAATTCATGCCTGACCTTTGTGTCGTCATTGCACGGCAAGCAACTGATCAGCGTCGAGGACCTCAAGCACCAGGGCCAACTGCACAGCGTGCAGCAGGCCATGGTGGAGTGCCACGGCTCGCAATGCGGTTTTTGCACCCCCGGTTTCGTGATGTCGTTGTTCGCACTGCAGAAGAACAGCGACGCCCCCGACAGCGCCAAGGCCCACGAAGCGCTGGCCGGCAATCTGTGTCGCTGCACCGGTTACCGGCCGATTCTCGCCGCCGCCGAACAGGCCTGCTGCAACAAGCCCAAGGACCAATTCGACAGCCGCCAGGCCGACACCATCGCGCGCCTCAAAAGCATCGCACCAACCCAGACCGGCGAACTCAACAGCGGCGACAAACGTTGCCTGGTGCCCCTGACCGTGGCCGACTTGGCCGACCTTTACGACGCCTATCCGCAAGCCCGTTTGCTGGCCGGCGGCACCGACCTGGCGTTGGAAGTCACTCAGTTCCACCGCACGCTGCCGGTGATGATCTACGTCGGCAACATTGAAGAAATGAAGCGCATCGAGTCGTTCGACGACCGCCTGGAAATCGGCGCCGCCACCCCGCTCTCCGACTGCTACGCCGCGTTGCACCAGGCATACCCGGACTTCGGCGATCTGCTGCACCGCTTCGCCTCCCTGCAGATCCGCAACCAGGGCACCCTGGGCGGCAATATCGGTAACGCCTCGCCGATCGGAGACTCGCCGCCGCTGCTGATCGCACTCGGCGCACAGATCGTGCTGTGCAAAGGCGACACCCGGCGCACCCTGGCGCTGGAAGACTACTTCATCGATTACCGCGTCACCGCGCGCCAGGACAGCGAATTCATCGAGAAGATCATCGTGCCCAAGGGCCATACGCTGTTCCGCGCCTACAAGGTGTCCAAACGCCTGGATGACGATATTTCCGCCGTCTGCGCCGCTTTCAATCTGACCCTCGACAACGGTGTGGTCCAGACCGCCCGCGTGGCCTTCGGTGGCATGGCCGCCACGCCCAAACGCGCTCGACACTGCGAGGCCGTACTGGTGGGCGCCACCTGGAACGCCGCCACGGTCGAGAAAGCCTGCGCCGCCCTGGCCGAGGACTTCACGCCGCTGTCGGACTTCCGCGCCAGCAAGGAATACCGCCTGCTCAGCGCGCAGAACCTGCTGCGCAAATACTTTATCGAGCTGCAAACACCGCACATCGAGACTCGGGTGACCGCTTATGTCTAA
- the guaD gene encoding guanine deaminase codes for MPLTRKAYRAAILHSIADPAEVGIEASYEYFEDGLLVIDNGRISAVGHAGDLLPTLPADIDVTHYQDALITPGLIDTHIHLPQTGMVGAYGEQLLDWLNTYTFPCESQFADKAHAEQVADIFIKELLRNGTTTALVFGSVHPQSVNAFFEAAEKLDLRMIAGKVMMDRNAPDYLTDTPESSYQDSKTLIERWHGKGRLHYAVTPRFAPTSTPEQLSLAGQLLGEYPDLYMQTHISENLQEVQWVKELFPERSGYLDVYDHYQLLGERSVFAHGVHLCDDECARLAQTGSAVAFCPTSNLFLGSGLFNLPMAEKHKLNVGLGTDVGGGTSFSLLQTLNEAYKVMQLQGARLSPFKSLYLATLGGARALRLEDKIGTLQPGTDADFLVLDYNATPLLSYRLKQSNSIDETLFVLMTLGDDRAVLQTYAAGQLVHQR; via the coding sequence ATGCCTTTGACTCGCAAAGCCTACCGCGCCGCCATCCTGCACAGCATCGCCGACCCCGCCGAGGTGGGGATCGAAGCCTCCTATGAGTATTTCGAAGACGGCCTGCTGGTGATCGACAACGGCCGCATCAGCGCCGTCGGGCACGCCGGCGACTTGCTGCCGACGCTGCCGGCCGATATCGACGTGACCCATTACCAGGACGCGTTGATCACCCCCGGCCTGATCGACACCCATATCCATTTGCCGCAGACCGGCATGGTTGGCGCTTATGGCGAACAGTTGCTGGATTGGCTCAACACGTACACCTTCCCCTGCGAAAGCCAATTCGCCGATAAGGCCCACGCCGAGCAAGTAGCGGATATTTTCATCAAGGAACTGCTGCGCAACGGCACCACCACCGCATTGGTGTTCGGCAGCGTGCACCCACAATCGGTGAACGCGTTTTTCGAAGCAGCCGAGAAGCTCGACCTGCGCATGATCGCCGGCAAGGTGATGATGGACCGCAACGCCCCGGATTATCTGACCGACACGCCCGAGTCCAGCTATCAGGACAGCAAAACCCTGATTGAGCGCTGGCACGGCAAAGGCCGCCTGCATTACGCGGTCACGCCACGCTTCGCCCCTACCAGCACGCCGGAGCAATTGTCACTGGCCGGGCAGCTGCTGGGGGAATATCCGGATCTGTATATGCAGACACACATCAGCGAGAACCTGCAGGAAGTGCAGTGGGTGAAAGAACTATTCCCGGAGCGCAGCGGCTACCTGGACGTGTACGACCATTACCAGCTGCTGGGCGAGCGCTCGGTGTTTGCCCACGGCGTGCACCTGTGCGACGACGAATGCGCACGGCTGGCGCAAACCGGCTCGGCAGTCGCCTTTTGCCCGACCTCGAACCTGTTCCTGGGCAGCGGACTGTTCAACTTGCCGATGGCCGAGAAGCACAAACTGAATGTCGGCCTGGGCACCGATGTGGGAGGCGGCACCAGTTTCTCGCTGCTGCAAACCCTTAACGAAGCCTACAAGGTTATGCAGTTGCAGGGCGCGCGGTTGAGCCCGTTCAAATCGCTGTACCTGGCCACCCTGGGCGGTGCACGGGCGCTGCGCCTGGAAGACAAAATCGGCACGTTGCAGCCGGGCACGGACGCGGACTTCCTGGTGCTGGACTACAACGCCACACCACTGCTCAGCTACCGCCTGAAGCAGTCCAACAGTATCGACGAGACGTTATTTGTATTGATGACCCTGGGGGATGACCGGGCGGTGCTGCAGACCTATGCCGCCGGCCAACTGGTGCACCAGCGCTGA
- a CDS encoding GntR family transcriptional regulator: MNEQLQPLKKQPRAGKAGRSGTQDDIVYAHIFEAILEQRLAPGTKLSEEALGEIFGVSRTIIRRALSRLAHEGVVLLRPNRGAVVASPSVEEARQVFLARRLVERAITELAVQHATAEQLAELRQMVNDERDSFSRGDRGAGIRLSGEFHLKLAEAAKNAPLISFQRSLVSQTSLIIAQYESGNRSHCSYDEHTQLIDAIEARDAVLAVNLMMHHMDHIDSKLNLDEESASDDLHAVFSHLLQTKKPGRSSIKL, translated from the coding sequence ATGAACGAACAGTTGCAACCTCTCAAGAAACAACCGCGTGCCGGCAAGGCCGGTCGCAGCGGAACCCAGGACGATATCGTCTACGCGCATATTTTCGAGGCCATCCTTGAACAACGCCTGGCACCCGGCACTAAATTGAGCGAAGAGGCACTGGGCGAAATCTTTGGCGTAAGCCGCACCATCATTCGTCGCGCCCTGTCGCGACTGGCCCATGAAGGCGTGGTGTTGCTGCGACCCAATCGCGGCGCGGTGGTGGCCAGCCCGAGCGTGGAAGAAGCGCGCCAAGTGTTCCTGGCCCGGCGGCTGGTGGAGCGAGCGATTACCGAATTGGCGGTGCAGCATGCTACCGCCGAGCAACTGGCCGAGTTGCGCCAGATGGTCAACGACGAGCGCGACAGCTTTTCCCGTGGCGATCGCGGTGCCGGTATCCGCCTCTCCGGCGAATTCCACCTCAAGCTGGCCGAAGCGGCGAAGAACGCACCGCTGATCAGCTTCCAGCGCAGCCTGGTGTCCCAGACCTCGCTGATTATCGCCCAGTACGAAAGCGGTAACCGTTCCCACTGTTCCTACGATGAACACACGCAGTTGATCGATGCGATCGAAGCCCGCGACGCGGTATTGGCGGTGAACCTGATGATGCATCACATGGATCACATCGACAGCAAGCTCAACCTCGACGAAGAGAGCGCGTCGGATGATCTGCATGCGGTGTTCTCGCATCTGTTGCAGACCAAAAAGCCTGGGCGTTCCTCGATAAAGCTGTAA
- the xdhB gene encoding xanthine dehydrogenase molybdopterin binding subunit, producing the protein MSNHHAVEKTQAELAELFAQDLTSGVGRSVKHDSAAKHVSGEAQYIDDRLEFPNQLHVYARLSDRAHARILSLDTAPCYAFDGVRIVITHEDVPGLKDIGPLLPGDPLLAIDTVQFVGQVVLAVAARDLETARKAAMAAVIEYQDLEPVLDVVEAYRNKHFVLDSHTHQRGDSAGALATAKNRIQGTLHIGGQEHFYLETQISSVMPTEDGGMIVYCSTQNPTEVQKLVAEVLDVSMNKIVVDMRRMGGGFGGKETQAASPACLCAVIAHLTGQPTKMRLPRVEDMLMTGKRHPFYIEYDVGFDDSGRLHGIQLELAGNCGCSPDLSNSIVDRAMFHADNAYYLGDATVNGHRCKTNTASNTAYRGFGGPQGMVAIEEVMDAIARHLALDPLAVRKANYYGKTERNVTHYYQTVEHNLLEEMTAELEASSQYAERREAVRRYNAHSPILKKGLALTPVKFGISFTASFLNQAGALIHVYTDGSIHLNHGGTEMGQGLNTKVAQVVAEVFQVGIDRVQITATNTDKVPNTSPTAASSGADLNGKAAQNAAETIKQRLVEFAARKYDVSEADVQFHNGHVRVREQILTFETLIQQAYFAQVSLSSTGFYKTPKIFYDRSQSRGRPFYYYAFGAACCEVLVDTLTGEYKMLRTDILHDVGASLNPAIDIGQVEGGFIQGMGWLTMEELVWNDKGKLMTNGPASYKIPAVADMPLDLRVTLVENRKNPEDTVFHSKAVGEPPFMLGIASWCAIKDAVASLAGYRHQPKIDAPATPERVLWGCEQMRQLQAATAIETEAEMASL; encoded by the coding sequence ATGTCTAACCATCACGCCGTGGAAAAAACCCAGGCCGAGCTGGCCGAACTGTTCGCCCAGGACTTGACCAGCGGAGTCGGGCGCAGCGTCAAGCATGACAGCGCCGCCAAGCACGTCTCGGGCGAGGCGCAGTACATCGACGACCGCCTGGAATTCCCCAATCAGTTGCATGTGTACGCTCGCCTGTCCGACCGCGCCCACGCGCGCATCCTCAGCCTCGACACCGCACCCTGCTACGCCTTTGACGGCGTACGTATTGTCATCACCCATGAAGACGTGCCGGGACTTAAAGACATCGGCCCGCTGCTGCCCGGCGACCCGCTGCTGGCCATCGACACCGTGCAGTTCGTCGGCCAGGTGGTGCTGGCCGTGGCCGCCCGCGACCTGGAGACCGCGCGCAAAGCGGCGATGGCGGCAGTGATCGAATACCAGGACCTGGAACCGGTGCTGGATGTGGTCGAGGCCTATCGCAATAAACACTTCGTGCTCGACAGCCACACGCACCAGCGCGGTGATTCGGCGGGTGCATTGGCCACGGCCAAAAATCGCATTCAGGGCACGCTGCATATCGGCGGCCAGGAGCACTTCTACCTGGAAACCCAGATCTCCTCGGTGATGCCCACCGAAGACGGCGGCATGATCGTCTACTGCTCCACCCAGAACCCCACCGAAGTACAGAAGCTGGTGGCCGAAGTGCTGGACGTGTCGATGAACAAAATCGTCGTGGACATGCGCCGCATGGGCGGTGGCTTCGGCGGCAAGGAAACCCAGGCCGCCAGCCCGGCATGCCTGTGCGCGGTGATCGCGCACCTGACCGGCCAGCCGACCAAGATGCGCCTGCCGCGGGTCGAGGACATGCTGATGACCGGCAAACGTCACCCCTTCTATATCGAATACGACGTGGGCTTCGACGACAGCGGTCGTCTGCATGGCATCCAATTGGAACTGGCGGGCAACTGCGGCTGCTCGCCGGACCTGTCGAACTCGATTGTCGACCGCGCCATGTTCCACGCCGACAATGCCTATTACCTGGGCGACGCCACGGTCAACGGCCATCGCTGCAAGACCAACACTGCGTCCAATACCGCTTACCGGGGTTTCGGCGGCCCGCAAGGCATGGTTGCGATTGAGGAGGTGATGGACGCCATCGCCCGTCATCTGGCGCTGGACCCGCTGGCGGTGCGCAAGGCCAACTACTACGGCAAGACCGAGCGCAACGTCACCCACTACTACCAGACCGTCGAGCACAACCTGCTTGAGGAGATGACCGCCGAACTGGAAGCCAGCAGCCAATACGCCGAGCGCCGCGAAGCGGTTCGCCGCTACAACGCCCACAGCCCGATCCTGAAAAAAGGCCTGGCGCTGACCCCGGTCAAATTCGGCATTTCGTTTACCGCCAGTTTCCTCAATCAGGCCGGCGCGCTGATCCATGTCTACACCGACGGCAGCATCCACCTGAACCACGGCGGCACCGAGATGGGCCAGGGCTTGAACACCAAGGTCGCCCAAGTGGTGGCCGAAGTGTTCCAGGTCGGCATCGACCGCGTGCAGATCACCGCCACCAACACCGACAAGGTACCCAACACATCGCCGACCGCCGCTTCCAGCGGTGCCGACCTGAATGGCAAGGCCGCGCAGAATGCCGCCGAAACCATCAAGCAGCGCCTGGTGGAATTCGCCGCGCGCAAGTACGACGTCAGTGAAGCGGATGTGCAGTTTCACAACGGTCATGTGCGCGTGCGCGAGCAGATCCTGACCTTCGAGACGCTGATCCAACAGGCGTACTTCGCCCAGGTCTCGCTGTCGAGCACCGGGTTCTACAAGACCCCGAAAATCTTTTACGACCGCAGCCAGTCGCGCGGCCGACCGTTCTATTACTACGCGTTTGGCGCGGCCTGCTGCGAAGTGCTCGTCGATACCCTGACCGGCGAATACAAGATGCTGCGCACGGACATCCTTCACGATGTGGGCGCTTCGCTGAACCCGGCCATCGACATCGGCCAGGTGGAAGGCGGTTTCATCCAGGGCATGGGCTGGCTGACCATGGAGGAACTGGTGTGGAACGACAAAGGCAAACTGATGACCAACGGCCCGGCCAGCTACAAGATCCCGGCGGTCGCCGACATGCCGCTGGACCTGCGGGTCACGCTGGTGGAAAACCGCAAGAACCCGGAAGACACGGTGTTCCACTCCAAGGCCGTGGGTGAACCGCCGTTCATGCTCGGCATTGCCTCGTGGTGTGCGATCAAGGATGCGGTCGCAAGCCTTGCAGGTTATCGCCATCAGCCGAAGATCGACGCGCCGGCAACACCGGAGCGGGTGTTGTGGGGGTGTGAACAGATGCGCCAGTTGCAGGCGGCGACAGCCATTGAGACTGAAGCCGAGATGGCTTCGCTCTAG
- a CDS encoding benzoate/H(+) symporter BenE family transporter → MTEATQARLRPLADTSPSAVVAGFIAMMTGYTSSLVLMFQAGQAAGLTTAQISSWIWAISIGMAVCSIGLSLRYRTPITIAWSTPGAALLITSLGGVSYGEAIGAYITCAVLVTLCGLTGSFEKLVKRIPASLAAALLAGILFKIGSEIFVAAQHRTGLVLGMFFTYLIIKRLSPRYAVLAALIIGTLLSGAMGLLDFSGFELEVATPVWTTPHFSLAATISIGIPLFVVAMTSQNMPGVAVLRADGYNVPASPLITATGLASLVLSPFGSHGINLAAISAAICTGPHAHEDRNKRYTAAVWCGAFYGIAGVFGATLAALFAALPKELVLSIAALALFGSIINGLSIAMNEPREREAALITFMVTASGLTLFSIGSAFWGIVAGVLTLLILNGRR, encoded by the coding sequence ATGACCGAAGCCACCCAAGCGCGCCTGCGCCCGCTGGCGGACACTTCCCCATCGGCCGTTGTCGCCGGCTTTATCGCCATGATGACCGGCTACACCAGTTCCCTGGTACTGATGTTCCAGGCCGGGCAGGCCGCCGGATTGACCACGGCGCAGATCTCTTCATGGATCTGGGCGATCTCCATCGGCATGGCGGTGTGCAGCATCGGCCTGTCCCTGCGTTACCGCACGCCGATCACCATCGCCTGGTCCACTCCCGGCGCGGCGCTGTTGATCACCAGTCTGGGCGGCGTGAGCTACGGTGAAGCCATTGGCGCTTACATCACCTGTGCGGTGCTGGTGACGCTGTGCGGCTTGACCGGCAGTTTTGAAAAACTGGTCAAGCGTATTCCAGCGTCGCTGGCGGCGGCGTTGCTGGCCGGCATTCTGTTCAAGATCGGCAGCGAGATTTTCGTCGCCGCCCAGCATCGCACCGGCCTGGTGCTGGGGATGTTCTTCACCTACCTGATCATCAAACGCCTGTCGCCGCGCTATGCCGTGCTCGCCGCGCTGATCATCGGCACCCTGCTGTCGGGGGCGATGGGGCTGCTGGACTTCAGCGGGTTTGAGTTGGAAGTCGCCACGCCGGTGTGGACCACGCCGCACTTCTCGCTGGCGGCCACCATCAGCATCGGCATTCCGCTGTTTGTGGTGGCGATGACCTCGCAGAACATGCCGGGCGTGGCGGTGTTACGCGCCGATGGCTACAACGTGCCGGCCTCGCCGCTGATCACCGCCACCGGCCTGGCCTCGTTGGTGCTGTCGCCGTTCGGCTCCCACGGCATCAACCTGGCGGCGATCAGCGCGGCCATCTGCACCGGGCCTCACGCCCACGAGGACCGTAACAAACGTTACACGGCGGCGGTCTGGTGCGGCGCGTTCTACGGCATCGCCGGTGTGTTCGGCGCGACATTGGCGGCGTTGTTCGCAGCGTTGCCCAAGGAACTGGTGCTGTCGATTGCGGCGTTGGCGTTGTTCGGCTCGATCATCAACGGCTTGAGCATTGCGATGAATGAACCCAGGGAGAGGGAAGCGGCGCTGATCACCTTCATGGTCACCGCGTCAGGCTTGACGCTGTTTTCCATCGGCTCGGCGTTCTGGGGGATTGTGGCGGGGGTGTTGACGCTGCTGATTCTGAATGGGCGGAGGTAG
- a CDS encoding GntR family transcriptional regulator, producing MTFKAPDSLAEQIAHHLAERIIRGDLKPGERIQEQKVTLALNVSRGSVREALLILERRHLIAILPRRGAHVTELTAHKVQSLCTLMGELYILLGNAVAQGWQTQADMAPFVQIQQRLVSNFERQDIRAFVEESFNVMRAAYPFANNPYLQETVENLQPAMNRAYYLALDQRKAEMSEYLALFEQLLAAVLARDLPQIRQVLSAYGQRSCSLVIAALTDA from the coding sequence ATGACGTTCAAGGCGCCGGACAGTCTCGCCGAGCAGATCGCTCACCACCTCGCCGAACGTATCATTCGCGGCGATCTCAAGCCTGGGGAGCGTATCCAGGAACAGAAGGTCACGCTGGCACTCAATGTCAGCCGCGGCTCCGTGCGCGAAGCCCTGCTGATCCTTGAACGCCGGCACCTGATCGCGATCCTGCCGCGCCGTGGCGCTCACGTCACCGAGCTGACCGCACACAAGGTGCAGAGCCTGTGCACGTTGATGGGCGAGTTGTACATCCTGCTCGGCAATGCAGTGGCGCAGGGCTGGCAGACCCAGGCCGACATGGCGCCGTTCGTGCAGATCCAGCAGCGTTTGGTGAGCAACTTCGAGCGTCAGGATATCCGCGCCTTCGTCGAAGAAAGCTTCAATGTGATGCGCGCCGCGTACCCCTTCGCTAACAACCCGTACCTGCAGGAAACCGTCGAAAACCTGCAGCCGGCGATGAACCGCGCCTATTACCTGGCCCTGGACCAGCGCAAGGCCGAGATGAGCGAGTACCTGGCGCTGTTCGAGCAACTGCTCGCCGCCGTGCTGGCCCGTGACCTGCCGCAGATTCGCCAAGTGCTGTCGGCCTACGGCCAGCGCAGTTGCTCGTTGGTCATCGCTGCGTTAACGGACGCCTGA
- the xdhC gene encoding xanthine dehydrogenase accessory protein XdhC — protein MNNWISALADLQNQGEPCVLVTIIEELGSTPRNAGSKMVISAAQTFDTIGGGHLEYKAMQIAREMLARGQQNTHLERFSLGASLGQCCGGVTVLLFEPMGQVQAQIAVFGAGHVGRALVPLLAGLPCRVRWIDSREQEFPQQIPEGVRKIVSEEPVDEIADLPVGSYCIVMTHNHALDLELSAALLKRNDFAYFGLIGSQTKRVKFEHRLRDRGFDTAQLQRMRCPMGLAEVKGKLPVEIAISIAGEIIATYNANFGQNNASAEPIAKLLPVSRRSQATH, from the coding sequence ATGAATAACTGGATCAGCGCCCTCGCCGACCTGCAGAACCAGGGCGAACCCTGCGTCCTGGTGACCATCATCGAAGAACTCGGCTCCACGCCCCGCAATGCCGGTTCCAAGATGGTCATCAGCGCCGCCCAGACCTTCGACACCATCGGCGGCGGGCACCTGGAATACAAAGCGATGCAGATCGCCCGCGAGATGCTTGCCCGTGGCCAGCAGAACACCCACCTGGAGCGCTTCAGCCTGGGCGCGAGCCTGGGCCAATGCTGCGGTGGCGTCACCGTGCTGCTGTTCGAACCCATGGGCCAGGTGCAGGCGCAGATTGCGGTGTTCGGCGCCGGCCATGTGGGCCGCGCGCTGGTGCCGTTGCTGGCAGGCCTGCCGTGCCGAGTGCGCTGGATCGATTCGCGCGAGCAGGAGTTTCCGCAACAGATCCCCGAGGGCGTGCGTAAAATCGTCAGCGAAGAACCGGTCGACGAAATCGCCGACTTGCCGGTGGGCAGTTACTGCATCGTCATGACCCACAATCACGCCCTCGACCTGGAACTCAGCGCGGCCTTGCTCAAACGCAACGATTTCGCCTACTTCGGCCTGATCGGCTCGCAGACCAAACGCGTCAAGTTCGAACACCGCCTGCGTGATCGCGGCTTCGACACCGCCCAACTGCAACGCATGCGCTGCCCCATGGGCCTCGCCGAGGTGAAGGGCAAATTACCGGTGGAGATCGCCATCTCCATCGCCGGCGAAATCATCGCCACCTATAACGCCAATTTCGGCCAGAACAACGCAAGCGCCGAACCCATTGCCAAACTGCTGCCGGTGTCACGCCGCAGCCAAGCTACCCATTGA